A window of the Streptomyces sp. NBC_01351 genome harbors these coding sequences:
- a CDS encoding response regulator transcription factor, with amino-acid sequence MPGEQSLKIVLAEDGVLLREGLVGLLTRFGHEVVAAVGDADELRTAVAAHGPDIVVTDVRMPPGFTDEGLRAAVELRAARPNLPVLVLSQYVQRSYAADLLDSGDGSGVGYLLKDRVGQVEQFLDAVVTVAAGGTVVDPEVVRQLLRRRRDPLSALTPREREVLGLVAEGKSNGAIARDLVVSEAAVGKHIGNILGKLDLPPAEETHRRVLAVLAYLRG; translated from the coding sequence TTGCCCGGTGAGCAATCCCTGAAGATCGTCCTCGCCGAGGACGGCGTGCTGCTGCGCGAAGGGCTCGTCGGTCTGCTGACGCGTTTCGGCCACGAGGTGGTCGCCGCCGTCGGGGACGCGGACGAACTGCGCACCGCCGTCGCCGCGCACGGCCCGGACATCGTCGTCACCGACGTACGCATGCCCCCCGGCTTCACCGACGAGGGACTGCGCGCCGCGGTCGAGCTCCGGGCGGCCCGCCCGAACCTGCCCGTGCTGGTGCTCAGCCAGTACGTGCAGCGCTCGTACGCCGCCGACCTGCTCGACTCCGGCGACGGCAGCGGTGTCGGCTACCTCCTCAAGGACCGGGTCGGTCAGGTGGAGCAGTTCCTCGACGCGGTGGTCACCGTCGCGGCCGGCGGCACGGTGGTGGACCCGGAGGTCGTACGCCAGCTGCTGCGCCGGCGCCGCGATCCGCTCTCCGCGCTGACGCCGAGGGAGCGGGAGGTGCTGGGCCTGGTGGCGGAGGGCAAGTCGAACGGGGCCATCGCCCGGGACCTGGTCGTCTCCGAGGCGGCCGTGGGCAAACACATCGGGAACATCCTGGGGAAGCTGGACCTGCCGCCCGCCGAGGAGACCCACCGCCGGGTGCTGGCCGTGCTCGCCTACCTGCGGGGGTGA
- a CDS encoding AMP-binding protein codes for MRTTTAPRTVAELMARQWGDHRPGLKYEEGEGGERRVLTHHRTAREAAARAALLVDLMPPGAEPHIGLLLDNTPEFPFWLGAAALAGAAVAGINPTRRGPELARDILHTECRILVTERTHLPLLQGLDLPGVRLLITDTEEYAALLAPYAAAEPGDAVLTAPGPDTRLLLYFTSGSTGAPKAAICTQGRLAAAGASLARSFSVGEDDVHYVCMPLFHGNAVIADWLPALVGGASVALRRRFSASAFLDDVRAYGATYFTYVGRAIQYLLATPPTPDDRTHSLRLGFGTEAGAVDAARFAERFGVRLVEGYGATEGGASVQRTADTPPGALGRAGAGDDLAVIDPETGKDCPPAVLDADGRLLNGSEAIGELVNRGRSLFEGYWRNPDAEAARTREGWYWTGDLFFRDAEGFLYFAGRTDDRLRVDSENLAAAVIENILARWPAAAAVAVYAVPDEVAGDQVMAALSLREGAEFSPSAFAAFLAAQPDLGTKMSPRYVRVLPEMPVTATNKVHRVSLRRAAFRCHPDPVWHRTPSGEYAPLDEQALTTLLATYTAHGRESLLDR; via the coding sequence ATGCGGACGACGACTGCACCCCGAACCGTCGCGGAGCTCATGGCGCGCCAATGGGGCGACCACCGGCCCGGTCTGAAGTACGAGGAGGGCGAGGGCGGCGAACGCCGCGTCCTCACCCACCACCGGACCGCCCGGGAAGCCGCCGCGCGCGCCGCGCTCCTCGTCGACCTCATGCCCCCGGGGGCCGAGCCGCACATCGGGTTGCTGCTCGACAACACCCCGGAGTTCCCGTTCTGGCTCGGCGCGGCGGCCCTCGCGGGGGCCGCCGTCGCGGGCATCAACCCCACCCGGCGGGGCCCCGAGCTGGCCCGCGACATCCTGCACACCGAATGCCGGATCCTCGTCACCGAGCGCACCCACCTGCCGCTCCTGCAGGGCCTCGACCTGCCGGGCGTACGACTCCTGATCACGGACACCGAGGAGTACGCGGCCCTCCTCGCCCCCTACGCGGCCGCCGAGCCCGGCGATGCGGTGCTCACCGCGCCCGGACCGGACACCCGCCTCCTCCTCTACTTCACCTCCGGCTCCACCGGCGCCCCCAAGGCCGCCATCTGCACCCAGGGCCGGCTGGCGGCCGCCGGAGCCTCCCTGGCGCGGAGCTTCTCGGTCGGCGAGGACGACGTCCACTACGTCTGCATGCCGCTCTTCCACGGCAACGCGGTGATCGCCGACTGGCTCCCGGCGCTCGTCGGCGGGGCGTCCGTGGCCCTCCGCCGCCGCTTCTCCGCGTCCGCGTTCCTGGACGACGTACGGGCGTACGGGGCCACGTACTTCACGTACGTCGGCCGCGCGATCCAGTACCTCCTGGCCACCCCGCCCACCCCGGACGACCGCACGCACAGCCTCCGCCTCGGCTTCGGCACCGAGGCCGGCGCGGTGGACGCGGCGCGCTTCGCCGAGCGGTTCGGGGTCCGGCTGGTCGAGGGCTACGGGGCCACCGAGGGCGGCGCCTCCGTCCAGCGGACGGCCGACACCCCGCCGGGTGCCCTGGGCCGGGCGGGGGCGGGGGACGACCTCGCGGTGATCGACCCGGAGACGGGCAAGGACTGCCCGCCGGCGGTCCTGGACGCGGACGGTCGCCTCCTCAACGGCTCGGAGGCCATCGGGGAGCTGGTCAACCGGGGCCGCAGCCTGTTCGAGGGCTACTGGCGCAACCCCGACGCGGAGGCCGCCCGCACGCGGGAGGGCTGGTACTGGACGGGAGACCTCTTCTTCCGGGACGCGGAGGGCTTCCTCTACTTCGCGGGCCGCACGGACGACCGGCTGCGCGTCGACAGCGAGAACCTGGCGGCCGCGGTGATCGAGAACATCCTGGCCCGCTGGCCGGCCGCGGCGGCGGTCGCCGTGTACGCGGTCCCGGACGAGGTCGCGGGCGACCAGGTGATGGCGGCCCTTTCCCTCCGGGAGGGCGCCGAATTCTCCCCCTCCGCCTTCGCCGCGTTCCTCGCGGCGCAGCCGGACCTGGGCACGAAGATGTCCCCCCGGTACGTCCGCGTCCTCCCGGAGATGCCGGTCACGGCGACGAACAAGGTCCACCGGGTCTCCCTGCGCCGGGCCGCGTTCCGCTGCCACCCGGACCCGGTCTGGCACCGCACCCCCTCCGGGGAGTACGCCCCCCTGGACGAGCAGGCCCTGACCACCCTCCTCGCCACCTACACCGCCCACGGCCGAGAGTCCCTCCTGGACCGCTAG
- a CDS encoding LLM class flavin-dependent oxidoreductase, translating to MPLSVLDLVTVGAGRTAHEALRTSVALARLAESRGYHRHWVAEHHSMPGVASSSPAVILAHLAAHTSRIRLGSGGVMLPNHAPLAVAEQFGTLEALAPGRIDLGLGRAPGTDGRTAAALRGPGRLDEAADEFPRRLAELTRFLDDDFPDGHPYARVHAVPGPVQGPTGRPPLWLLGSSGFSARLAGELGLPFAYAHHFSAAGTLPALDLYRESFRPSAVLDTPYAVIGVSALAADTDARARAQVLTGALSMLRLRSGRPGLIPTPEEAAAYAFTPLEREFVDGWLANVVHGTPDEVREGLDALAKRTGADELMLTANAHGGEARLRSYELVADAYGMEAG from the coding sequence GTGCCGCTCTCCGTCCTGGACCTTGTCACCGTCGGGGCCGGCCGCACCGCCCACGAGGCGCTGCGCACCAGCGTGGCGCTGGCCCGGCTCGCCGAGTCCCGCGGGTACCACCGCCACTGGGTCGCCGAGCACCACTCCATGCCCGGGGTCGCGAGCTCCTCCCCGGCGGTGATCCTGGCGCACCTGGCCGCGCACACCTCCCGGATCCGCCTCGGTTCGGGCGGGGTCATGCTGCCCAACCACGCCCCGCTCGCCGTCGCCGAGCAGTTCGGCACCCTGGAGGCGCTCGCCCCGGGCCGGATCGACCTCGGGCTCGGCCGGGCTCCCGGTACCGACGGGCGCACGGCCGCCGCGCTGCGCGGGCCGGGCCGCCTCGACGAGGCCGCGGACGAGTTCCCGCGTCGGCTCGCGGAGCTCACCCGCTTCCTCGACGACGACTTCCCGGACGGGCATCCGTACGCCCGCGTGCACGCCGTGCCGGGGCCGGTCCAGGGCCCCACCGGGCGGCCGCCGCTGTGGCTGCTCGGCTCCTCCGGCTTCAGCGCGCGCCTCGCCGGGGAGCTCGGCCTGCCCTTCGCGTACGCCCACCACTTCTCCGCGGCCGGCACCCTGCCCGCGCTCGACCTCTACCGCGAGAGCTTCCGGCCCTCGGCCGTGCTGGACACCCCGTACGCCGTCATCGGGGTCTCGGCGCTCGCCGCCGACACCGACGCGCGGGCCCGTGCCCAGGTGCTGACGGGCGCGCTGTCGATGCTCCGGCTGCGCAGCGGGCGGCCCGGTCTGATCCCGACGCCGGAGGAGGCGGCGGCGTACGCGTTCACCCCGCTGGAGCGGGAGTTCGTGGACGGCTGGCTCGCGAACGTGGTCCACGGCACCCCGGACGAGGTCCGTGAGGGGCTCGACGCCCTGGCGAAGCGGACGGGCGCGGACGAGCTGATGCTGACCGCCAATGCCCACGGCGGGGAGGCCCGGTTGCGCTCGTACGAGCTCGTCGCAGATGCGTACGGCATGGAGGCCGGATGA
- a CDS encoding transposase, translating into MTDPTKKLRAIAPPFVALGPTGVAIRDRLKDLSAADEQVLRVIGEHLGALASRDLKQRCADGLNHGTDTWAARKRGLTAVSSSRWAGAITKTTHDQWALARRCQLAHIQNLEADIRTLRHRLSLPIGEKGSKRSAGGYRSKSEWFHKSRRVAVLETRHAAAVRDWQAGRVRVVRGGRRLLNTRHHLEAAQLTEVEWREAWEAERWFLAADGESGKALGNETIRVTPDGEVSIRLPAPLAHLANAKHGRYALTAKVSFRHRGQEWADRIGADRAVAYRIHYDTARGRWYLTASWRRPTVQTIPLAVARAKGMVGVDANADHFAAYQLDAHGNPVGSPHRFHYDLSGSSDHRDAQVRHALTQLLHWAKRIGVNAIAIEDLDFTAEKTREKHGRRKRFRRLVSGIPTGKLKARLVSMAAEQGLAIVAVDPAYTSRWGGQHWQKPLVTSRRKMSRHDAAGVAIGRRALGHPIRRRMTPPPCDQSDRLGHRTIQAEPGARACEGTCPLATDRVPGDVSPSGKRKQGTSAPNTVRDARSTDRWVQDPLIPTG; encoded by the coding sequence ATGACTGACCCCACAAAGAAGCTCCGCGCCATCGCCCCACCCTTCGTAGCGCTCGGGCCGACAGGTGTGGCAATTCGGGACCGACTCAAGGACCTGAGCGCCGCGGACGAGCAAGTCCTGCGTGTGATTGGTGAGCATCTGGGTGCGTTGGCGTCGCGTGACCTCAAGCAACGTTGTGCCGACGGCCTGAACCACGGCACGGATACGTGGGCAGCCCGGAAGCGCGGACTGACAGCGGTGTCGTCGTCCCGGTGGGCCGGAGCGATTACCAAAACCACGCACGATCAATGGGCGCTCGCCCGGCGCTGTCAGCTCGCACACATTCAGAACCTGGAAGCCGACATACGGACACTGAGACATCGTTTGTCCTTGCCCATCGGGGAGAAAGGCTCCAAGCGGTCCGCAGGCGGTTACCGGTCCAAGAGCGAGTGGTTCCACAAGTCCCGCCGCGTGGCGGTCCTGGAGACCCGGCACGCTGCCGCCGTTCGCGACTGGCAGGCCGGGCGTGTCCGGGTCGTGCGGGGCGGGCGGCGTCTGCTCAACACTCGCCACCACCTTGAAGCAGCGCAACTCACCGAAGTCGAATGGCGGGAAGCCTGGGAGGCTGAACGCTGGTTCCTGGCCGCCGACGGAGAGTCCGGCAAGGCGCTGGGGAACGAGACGATCCGCGTCACCCCCGACGGTGAGGTCTCCATCAGGCTGCCAGCGCCGCTCGCCCACTTGGCGAACGCCAAGCACGGACGATACGCCCTCACCGCGAAGGTCTCCTTTCGTCATCGGGGTCAGGAGTGGGCCGACCGTATCGGAGCAGACCGGGCGGTGGCCTACCGAATCCACTACGACACGGCGCGTGGACGCTGGTATTTGACCGCTTCCTGGCGGCGGCCCACTGTTCAGACCATCCCGCTCGCCGTCGCCCGCGCAAAGGGAATGGTCGGCGTGGATGCGAATGCCGACCACTTCGCCGCCTACCAGCTCGACGCTCACGGCAACCCCGTCGGATCTCCTCACCGCTTCCACTACGACCTGTCAGGGTCATCCGATCACCGGGACGCCCAGGTCCGCCACGCCCTCACCCAGTTGCTCCACTGGGCCAAGCGCATCGGCGTGAACGCCATCGCCATCGAGGATCTCGACTTCACGGCGGAGAAGACCCGCGAGAAGCACGGCCGCAGAAAGCGGTTCCGGCGGCTGGTCTCCGGTATCCCGACCGGGAAGCTCAAAGCCCGGCTCGTCTCGATGGCTGCTGAGCAGGGTCTTGCGATCGTTGCGGTCGACCCGGCCTACACCTCCAGATGGGGCGGCCAGCACTGGCAGAAGCCTCTGGTCACCTCACGCCGAAAGATGTCTCGTCACGATGCCGCAGGTGTCGCGATCGGACGACGCGCCCTCGGGCACCCGATCCGGCGACGGATGACACCGCCCCCATGCGACCAGAGCGATCGTTTGGGGCATCGGACCATCCAGGCCGAACCGGGTGCCCGAGCGTGCGAGGGAACCTGCCCACTCGCAACGGACCGCGTTCCAGGAGACGTGTCACCGAGCGGGAAGCGAAAGCAGGGAACCAGCGCGCCCAACACCGTTCGGGACGCGCGCAGTACGGATCGGTGGGTTCAAGACCCACTGATCCCTACTGGCTAG
- a CDS encoding IclR family transcriptional regulator: MALKPEPTAPFHSVQYALRVLETIARHTGGVTDVQIARETGLPAVHLAPMLLMLRREGYVLQVSDGAYAIGDSLVLLGSGTDRQQALTDKLQETLDRLRDSVGAAVYISRYVDGEVRITQFADSPRTPKVHEWVDFRSAAHASAVGKCLLTQLDLNGRRDHLSRHKIARLTSKTIVNERILFSKLDAQPATVPMLDLQEYAVGTVCAAVPITAGASVGCLALSMPVEHAHRLRAAADTLNRKAAPLLLSLTL, from the coding sequence GTGGCGCTGAAGCCCGAGCCGACCGCGCCGTTCCACTCGGTGCAGTACGCACTGCGCGTACTCGAAACGATCGCACGGCACACCGGCGGTGTGACCGACGTGCAGATCGCGCGTGAGACCGGCCTGCCCGCAGTCCATCTCGCTCCGATGCTGCTCATGCTGCGCCGGGAGGGATATGTCCTGCAGGTGTCAGACGGCGCCTATGCCATAGGGGATTCCCTCGTCCTGCTCGGCTCCGGCACCGACCGGCAGCAAGCCCTGACGGACAAGCTCCAGGAGACCCTGGACCGGCTGCGCGACTCCGTCGGCGCGGCCGTCTACATCAGCCGGTACGTGGACGGTGAAGTAAGGATCACGCAGTTCGCCGACAGCCCGCGCACGCCCAAGGTGCACGAGTGGGTCGACTTCCGCTCCGCCGCGCACGCCAGCGCGGTCGGCAAGTGCCTGCTGACGCAGCTCGACCTGAACGGGCGGCGCGACCACCTCTCCCGGCACAAGATCGCCCGGCTCACGTCGAAGACGATCGTGAACGAGCGGATCCTCTTCTCCAAGCTGGACGCCCAGCCGGCCACCGTGCCGATGCTGGACCTGCAGGAGTACGCCGTGGGCACGGTCTGCGCGGCGGTCCCGATCACGGCCGGCGCCTCGGTGGGCTGCCTGGCCCTGTCGATGCCCGTGGAACACGCGCACCGGCTGCGCGCCGCGGCGGACACCCTGAACCGGAAGGCTGCGCCGCTGCTGCTGTCGCTCACCCTCTAG
- a CDS encoding toll/interleukin-1 receptor domain-containing protein produces the protein MDERQYRRDAFISYSHQQDVPLAQALQRGLHRLGRPWTRRQTVSVFRDTTSLAASSDLGGAILKELADSRYFIYVASPAAAQSRWVREEIEFWIEHCPMDRFLIAVSDGTIAWDPSLNDWDWSRTTCLPEVLRGKFAKEPLWVDLTAVRAAEEFSLRDAPLRDAVATLLAPLRGRTKDEIDSEDLRQRRTALRMLRGAVTALSFLLVTALIAGFLAWQQRNEALARARTSASLALAARALEMAATDPRRSAQYALYAYATEPTGEAAQALARAVAGNDKVSRHMQGGNEAVADWRSAGNRPPTVVAVSRDGSTMAYYTAFDTEAKGPGVGYVHLYDIRSGKALPSLDGEGWPLSGGPLQLSADGRVLAVAVWPNRIELWDVPQARLMRTIAAGNRDGLSNATMGFRAFALSPDGQRLAAAFHSMPVERDVHIAVWDTASGTPVSEGYADSIWVELAFRDANQLVAVDGGTRTVRTLDGNTWSEPSKLPGLPTPDASADEPGGMVLSDDWDMAYVTSPYEWVDGAKVAATAELWDLAAARRLASVPGGDIRALALPRDNNAMVVGDARRGVTLYDTALRQRRILGAFQFPLLSMATSGDGQWVAAGTEDGAISLFSTASLQGGADVPNEDQLKATELTPDQSLAFRGKEGGTDLWTVADTGVQRLGHIGTPVVRDGNTSDDVIANGDGSRVVVEKAGTLTLWDPKTGAQIGSPAVDSPVNLPLFFLPDGIHLVGAGNGGISVTDTRTWKVVQEVPGTGSYESSSVSGDRKTLVLQEREAVTVLRVTKGNRLKQVHRTKEVTKEVMKGELAVSHSGDKVATIDGDNRITILDVASGRTVRSSAVSIRDGQRSVVFNRDSRFVVQVVGTGKDATFQFWDAETGESRGTWAVETQVVGAQDTVQMFTAPNGAILTFGADGSLMRRTIDIAAWREVLCKVGPDPLPRNEYDRYLKGMDVKTPCRPDAKE, from the coding sequence ATGGACGAACGCCAGTACAGACGCGACGCCTTCATCTCGTACAGCCATCAACAGGACGTCCCGCTCGCCCAAGCGCTCCAGCGCGGTCTGCACCGGCTCGGCCGTCCCTGGACACGGCGCCAGACGGTCAGTGTCTTCCGCGACACCACCAGCCTCGCGGCGAGCAGTGACCTCGGCGGCGCGATCCTCAAGGAGCTGGCCGACTCCCGGTACTTCATCTACGTCGCCTCGCCCGCGGCGGCACAGTCGAGGTGGGTCCGCGAGGAGATCGAGTTCTGGATCGAGCACTGCCCCATGGACCGCTTCCTCATCGCGGTCAGCGACGGCACCATCGCCTGGGACCCGTCCCTCAACGACTGGGACTGGTCGCGCACGACCTGCCTCCCGGAGGTTCTGCGCGGGAAATTCGCCAAGGAACCCCTCTGGGTGGACCTCACGGCTGTCCGCGCCGCCGAAGAGTTCTCCTTACGGGACGCCCCGCTCCGTGATGCCGTGGCCACCCTGCTCGCCCCGCTCCGAGGCCGGACCAAGGACGAGATCGACAGCGAGGACCTCCGCCAGCGCCGCACGGCCCTGCGCATGCTGCGCGGCGCCGTCACCGCGCTGTCCTTCCTCCTGGTGACCGCGCTGATAGCCGGCTTCCTCGCCTGGCAACAGCGCAACGAGGCTCTGGCACGCGCCCGCACATCGGCCTCCCTGGCCCTCGCCGCCCGTGCGCTGGAGATGGCGGCCACCGACCCGCGCAGGTCCGCGCAGTACGCGCTGTACGCCTACGCGACCGAGCCGACCGGCGAGGCGGCGCAGGCCCTGGCGCGGGCGGTGGCGGGCAACGACAAGGTGTCACGGCACATGCAGGGCGGGAACGAGGCGGTCGCCGACTGGCGAAGCGCCGGCAACCGGCCCCCGACCGTGGTCGCGGTGAGCCGGGACGGAAGCACGATGGCCTACTACACGGCCTTCGATACCGAGGCCAAGGGCCCGGGTGTCGGCTACGTACACCTCTACGACATCCGGTCCGGCAAGGCCCTCCCGAGCCTCGACGGCGAGGGCTGGCCGCTCAGCGGCGGCCCGCTCCAGCTCAGCGCGGACGGACGGGTGCTCGCCGTCGCGGTCTGGCCGAACCGGATAGAGCTGTGGGACGTCCCCCAGGCCCGTTTGATGCGCACCATCGCCGCGGGCAACCGCGACGGCCTGTCCAATGCCACCATGGGCTTCCGCGCCTTCGCGCTCTCCCCGGACGGACAGCGGCTGGCCGCCGCGTTCCACTCCATGCCCGTCGAACGAGACGTTCACATAGCCGTCTGGGACACCGCGAGCGGCACACCCGTCAGTGAGGGATATGCCGACAGTATTTGGGTGGAGCTCGCGTTCCGCGATGCGAACCAGTTGGTCGCCGTCGACGGCGGCACCAGAACTGTGCGCACCCTGGACGGCAACACGTGGAGCGAACCGAGCAAGCTTCCCGGACTCCCCACGCCCGATGCCTCCGCCGATGAGCCCGGCGGCATGGTCCTCTCGGACGACTGGGACATGGCCTACGTGACATCCCCTTACGAGTGGGTCGACGGGGCGAAGGTCGCAGCCACCGCAGAGCTCTGGGACCTGGCCGCCGCCCGGCGGCTGGCTTCGGTGCCAGGAGGCGATATCCGGGCCTTGGCCCTTCCCCGGGACAACAACGCGATGGTGGTGGGAGACGCCAGACGGGGAGTGACCCTCTACGACACGGCCCTGCGCCAGCGCCGCATCCTCGGCGCCTTCCAGTTCCCGCTCCTCAGCATGGCGACATCCGGAGACGGGCAATGGGTCGCCGCAGGCACCGAAGACGGTGCGATCTCCCTCTTCTCCACCGCGAGCCTCCAGGGGGGCGCCGACGTCCCGAACGAGGACCAGCTGAAGGCCACTGAGCTCACGCCCGACCAGAGCCTCGCCTTCCGCGGCAAGGAGGGCGGTACGGACCTCTGGACGGTTGCCGACACGGGCGTGCAGCGGCTCGGGCACATCGGCACCCCCGTCGTCCGGGACGGCAACACCAGCGATGACGTGATCGCCAACGGGGACGGCTCCAGAGTGGTGGTGGAGAAGGCCGGCACCCTGACCCTCTGGGACCCGAAGACCGGAGCCCAGATCGGCTCACCCGCGGTGGACAGCCCGGTGAACCTGCCGCTGTTCTTCCTCCCGGACGGAATCCACCTGGTAGGCGCGGGCAACGGGGGCATATCGGTGACCGACACCCGTACCTGGAAGGTCGTCCAGGAGGTGCCGGGTACCGGGTCCTACGAGTCCTCGTCCGTCAGCGGGGACCGCAAGACCCTGGTGCTCCAGGAGAGGGAGGCGGTCACGGTGCTGCGCGTGACCAAGGGCAACCGCCTCAAGCAGGTGCACAGGACGAAGGAGGTGACGAAGGAGGTGATGAAGGGCGAACTCGCCGTCAGCCACAGTGGCGACAAGGTAGCCACCATCGACGGCGACAACCGCATCACCATCCTGGACGTGGCCTCCGGACGGACGGTCCGCAGCAGCGCGGTCTCCATCCGGGACGGCCAGCGGAGCGTGGTGTTCAACCGCGACTCCCGCTTCGTCGTCCAGGTCGTCGGGACCGGCAAGGACGCCACGTTCCAGTTCTGGGATGCCGAAACCGGTGAGTCGCGCGGCACGTGGGCGGTGGAGACGCAGGTCGTCGGCGCCCAGGACACCGTCCAGATGTTCACGGCCCCGAACGGCGCGATCCTCACCTTCGGCGCCGACGGATCCCTCATGCGCCGCACCATCGACATTGCGGCCTGGCGCGAGGTCCTGTGCAAGGTCGGCCCCGATCCGCTTCCTCGCAACGAGTACGACCGCTACCTCAAGGGCATGGACGTCAAGACCCCCTGCCGCCCCGACGCCAAGGAATGA
- a CDS encoding sensor histidine kinase, giving the protein MDDHARTPWQALARGRYLRTAWPWRAAGYLAGSALTGVPALLALTLLATAGTALGIVLVGLPLLGLLALVGVPTGAVERRRLRLIDLDPAPTPHRTPTEPGLAAWVRLRFREQATWRELAYAFLHGFVLWWVDLAAFALLLGAPLVLLTTPLQLALASDSEVRVLKLWLVTSYPAAFACAAAGALLLPALLYPLGALAGARAALTRSLLAPRERELKGRLDEVTRSRARLVDAFEAERRRIERDLHDGAQQRLVALTMSLGLARLDAPPGPLADQLAAAHTEAGKVLAELRELIHGIHPQVLTDYGLTGALADIAERSAVPVEAEVRLPRLPESVEAAAYFAVCEALANIGKHSGAARAGVSARHTGSALLIDVRDDGRGGADPAAGSGLTGLADRIAVLDGTLTITSPPGGPTVLSLEIPCPVSNP; this is encoded by the coding sequence ATGGACGATCACGCCCGCACCCCCTGGCAGGCCCTGGCCCGCGGCCGCTACCTCCGCACCGCCTGGCCCTGGCGAGCCGCGGGCTACCTCGCCGGGAGCGCCCTCACCGGCGTCCCCGCCCTCCTCGCCCTCACCCTCCTCGCCACCGCCGGCACGGCCCTCGGGATCGTGCTGGTCGGCCTGCCCCTCCTCGGTCTGCTCGCCCTCGTCGGCGTCCCCACCGGCGCCGTCGAGCGCCGCCGGCTGCGGCTGATCGACCTCGACCCCGCGCCCACCCCGCACCGCACGCCCACCGAGCCCGGCCTCGCCGCCTGGGTCCGGCTGCGTTTCCGGGAGCAGGCCACCTGGCGGGAGCTCGCCTACGCCTTCCTGCACGGCTTCGTGCTCTGGTGGGTGGACCTGGCGGCCTTCGCGCTGCTCCTCGGCGCGCCCCTCGTCCTCCTCACCACCCCCCTCCAGCTCGCCCTCGCCTCCGACTCGGAGGTCAGGGTGCTCAAGCTGTGGCTGGTCACCTCCTACCCGGCCGCCTTCGCCTGCGCCGCCGCCGGGGCGCTGCTCCTGCCCGCGCTCCTGTATCCCCTCGGCGCCCTCGCCGGCGCCCGGGCCGCCCTCACCCGCTCCCTCCTCGCCCCCCGCGAGCGCGAGCTGAAGGGCCGCCTCGACGAGGTCACCCGCTCCCGCGCCCGGCTCGTCGACGCCTTCGAGGCCGAGCGCCGCCGCATCGAACGCGATCTCCACGACGGCGCCCAGCAGCGTCTCGTCGCCCTCACCATGAGCCTCGGCCTCGCCCGCCTCGACGCGCCGCCCGGCCCGCTCGCCGACCAGCTCGCCGCCGCCCACACGGAGGCCGGCAAGGTCCTCGCCGAGCTGCGCGAACTGATCCACGGCATCCACCCCCAGGTGCTCACCGACTACGGGCTCACCGGCGCCCTCGCCGACATCGCCGAGCGGTCCGCCGTCCCCGTGGAAGCGGAGGTGCGGCTGCCGCGGCTCCCCGAGTCCGTCGAGGCCGCCGCCTACTTCGCCGTGTGCGAGGCCCTCGCCAACATCGGCAAGCACAGCGGCGCCGCCCGCGCCGGCGTCTCCGCCCGGCACACCGGCTCCGCGCTGCTGATCGACGTACGGGACGACGGGCGCGGCGGGGCGGATCCGGCCGCCGGATCCGGACTGACGGGACTCGCCGACCGGATCGCGGTCCTCGATGGCACACTGACGATCACCAGCCCGCCCGGCGGGCCGACCGTCCTGAGCCTGGAGATCCCTTGCCCGGTGAGCAATCCCTGA